A single uncultured Acetobacterium sp. DNA region contains:
- a CDS encoding TVP38/TMEM64 family protein, whose translation MALDIKSKENQIKDHSDRRKKMISAVAILIFGALSILILILVGKPMIAFVSELPQYREWVDDNGLISRLVFIGMMTLQIIVAFIPGEPLEIAAGYAFGFWEGSLLCLIGAVIGSAIVFLFVRHIGMRAVEVFVTREKIQSLKFLKNTKKLNSIVFILFLIPGTPKDIMTYFMGMTKMKFSTWLLITGIARIPSVITSTMCGDALGIEDYTVAIWVFGLTAVISLLGLLFYKKISHIGGEQNEE comes from the coding sequence TTGGCATTAGATATAAAATCAAAAGAAAATCAAATCAAAGATCATTCTGATCGACGAAAAAAAATGATTAGCGCAGTGGCGATTCTAATTTTTGGGGCGCTTTCAATTTTAATTCTTATTCTGGTTGGCAAACCCATGATCGCCTTCGTATCGGAGTTGCCACAATACCGGGAATGGGTGGATGATAATGGATTGATCAGTCGTTTAGTCTTTATTGGGATGATGACACTTCAGATTATTGTTGCCTTTATTCCGGGAGAACCCCTTGAAATTGCGGCTGGATATGCATTTGGGTTCTGGGAAGGAAGCCTGTTGTGCTTAATCGGGGCAGTGATTGGAAGTGCGATTGTTTTTCTGTTTGTTCGTCACATCGGCATGAGAGCAGTAGAAGTCTTTGTTACTAGGGAAAAAATACAGTCACTCAAATTTTTAAAGAATACCAAAAAACTCAACAGTATCGTTTTTATTCTGTTTCTGATCCCCGGGACACCAAAAGATATCATGACCTATTTCATGGGAATGACAAAGATGAAATTTTCGACATGGTTACTCATTACTGGGATCGCCCGGATTCCTTCGGTTATTACCTCAACGATGTGTGGCGATGCATTGGGAATAGAAGACTATACTGTTGCTATTTGGGTCTTTGGGCTAACAGCCGTGATCAGCTTGCTGGGTTTACTTTTCTACAAAAAAATAAGCCATATCGGCGGTGAACAAAATGAGGAGTAA
- a CDS encoding HAMP domain-containing sensor histidine kinase — protein MGEIRSRFWRKFRIRNMTISQAFILLTVLTLLAATIALMFELAVFENLQNTIMAPYLEDYEIAPGYNTQIVKNEPVGMDAVLIDWMSDIQMVVVVTTIGGLIGIEALIFYQLKLKKPLRILDEASRKIAKNDLDFQVIYNSEDEMGKLCQSFEIMRASLEESNRQMWRTMDERKRLNAAFAHDLRTPLTVLRGYTDFLAKYLPQDKISRDKQILTVTTMSDHIERLENYVTSMNTLQKLEDIMVYPQKVELDAFIVQLQESAEILGKERSLQVSFLNYTKEEYHAIDPEIVMQVYENLVSNGVRFAKNKLTIGFDINQDLFVIRVMDDGPGFGKHELNKVSDPFYIGKTEKSAKAENHFGLGLHICKILCEKHGGSLIITNNVSGGGSVTAKFPENINNSVSL, from the coding sequence ATGGGTGAAATAAGATCCCGCTTCTGGCGGAAATTCAGGATTAGAAATATGACGATTTCCCAGGCATTCATACTTTTAACGGTGCTGACGCTGCTGGCGGCGACGATCGCGTTGATGTTTGAATTGGCCGTTTTTGAGAACCTTCAAAATACCATTATGGCACCCTATCTTGAAGACTATGAAATTGCTCCGGGCTACAATACCCAAATTGTAAAAAACGAGCCAGTTGGAATGGACGCCGTACTGATCGATTGGATGTCAGATATTCAAATGGTCGTGGTTGTCACAACAATCGGCGGACTTATCGGGATCGAAGCGCTAATTTTCTATCAGTTGAAATTAAAAAAGCCACTCCGTATTTTAGATGAAGCATCCCGAAAAATTGCTAAGAATGATCTGGACTTTCAAGTGATCTATAACAGTGAAGATGAAATGGGCAAACTTTGCCAGTCATTTGAAATAATGCGGGCATCGCTAGAGGAAAGCAATCGCCAGATGTGGCGAACGATGGATGAACGGAAACGTCTTAATGCCGCTTTTGCTCATGATTTGAGAACACCACTAACGGTGCTGCGGGGCTATACCGATTTCCTGGCAAAATATCTGCCCCAGGATAAAATTAGCAGGGACAAACAGATACTTACGGTTACGACAATGAGTGACCATATAGAGCGGCTTGAAAACTATGTCACAAGCATGAATACCCTGCAGAAACTGGAGGATATTATGGTATATCCACAGAAAGTGGAACTGGATGCTTTCATTGTTCAGTTGCAGGAATCAGCGGAAATATTAGGCAAGGAAAGGTCGCTGCAAGTTTCTTTTCTAAATTATACCAAAGAAGAATATCATGCGATCGATCCTGAAATTGTGATGCAGGTTTATGAAAACCTGGTGTCGAATGGGGTGCGTTTTGCAAAAAATAAATTAACCATTGGTTTTGATATCAACCAGGATCTATTTGTGATCAGGGTTATGGATGATGGGCCGGGGTTTGGAAAGCATGAATTAAACAAGGTATCCGATCCATTCTATATTGGAAAAACCGAAAAATCGGCAAAAGCAGAAAATCATTTTGGACTCGGTTTGCATATCTGCAAAATACTATGTGAAAAACATGGCGGTTCACTGATCATCACGAATAACGTCAGCGGTGGTGGGTCAGTTACGGCAAAATTCCCCGAAAATATTAATAATTCGGTTAGTTTATAA
- a CDS encoding histidine kinase, with product MKEYYFSMMKFSCLTIMLAYVIVGSAKSLHAISLECFLLGMFLAVATLYELLDKEKIGCLLAEIILAILIFVLFRESGVGFYLIPVVVLDTTVYFKLSLVVGLMAFGGAFFNPPDLAVYMIFCIFISVIYFQNHVMIKRYQDKLENYEQEEFKLKDSISDKDLRFKKKLEQNSLYYKNQMLEERAQIYQALHDKLGHSINGSVYQLEASKVLISNKPEESSRIIQAVIDTLRESMDEIRFILRKEKPDRKKAALLQLHGLCEECREKYGIQATLLLEGEDKEIPDHIWEVILDNAIEAVSNALKYAECSRLAIELMVMNKIVRCSIYNNGTSCDTVVPGMGIQGMKDRTRKVNGLIDIDGQNGFRINMIFPLTSVEERRQA from the coding sequence ATGAAGGAATACTATTTCTCGATGATGAAATTCAGCTGTCTGACGATCATGCTGGCATACGTGATTGTTGGCAGTGCGAAATCGCTTCATGCGATCAGCCTGGAATGTTTTTTGCTGGGAATGTTTCTGGCGGTAGCGACCCTTTATGAGTTGCTGGACAAGGAGAAAATCGGCTGCTTACTTGCTGAAATAATCCTGGCGATATTGATCTTCGTTTTATTTCGGGAAAGCGGCGTCGGTTTTTATTTAATTCCGGTGGTGGTACTGGATACGACGGTTTATTTTAAATTGTCCCTCGTCGTCGGCTTGATGGCCTTCGGCGGTGCTTTTTTCAATCCGCCGGATTTAGCCGTTTATATGATTTTTTGTATCTTTATCAGTGTTATTTATTTTCAGAATCATGTGATGATTAAGAGGTATCAAGATAAGCTTGAAAACTATGAGCAGGAAGAGTTTAAACTAAAGGATTCCATTTCGGACAAAGACCTGCGGTTTAAAAAGAAACTGGAACAAAACAGCCTGTATTATAAAAATCAAATGCTGGAAGAACGAGCCCAAATCTACCAGGCGCTCCACGATAAACTGGGGCACAGCATTAACGGTTCTGTTTATCAACTGGAAGCCAGCAAAGTACTGATCAGTAATAAACCGGAAGAAAGCAGCCGGATTATTCAGGCCGTGATCGATACCTTAAGGGAAAGCATGGATGAAATCCGCTTTATCTTACGGAAGGAAAAACCGGATCGGAAAAAGGCAGCGCTGCTGCAGCTTCATGGATTATGTGAAGAATGCCGGGAAAAATACGGCATTCAGGCGACCTTGCTATTAGAGGGTGAAGATAAAGAGATCCCCGATCACATTTGGGAAGTGATCCTGGATAATGCCATTGAAGCAGTTTCTAATGCCCTTAAATATGCCGAATGCTCCAGACTGGCCATCGAATTGATGGTGATGAACAAAATCGTCCGTTGTAGCATTTATAATAACGGCACAAGCTGTGATACAGTTGTGCCGGGAATGGGGATTCAGGGAATGAAAGACCGCACCCGGAAAGTAAATGGACTAATTGATATTGATGGCCAAAACGGATTTCGGATCAATATGATTTTTCCGTTGACATCTGTTGAGGAAAGGAGACAGGCATGA
- a CDS encoding response regulator transcription factor, whose protein sequence is MQSKILIVDDEPDIVGLLQDYFEINDYQVITAVSGTEAMRKVEKQPDLIILDINMPDMNGLEVCQRIRGFVPCPILFLTAKVEASDKINGFQAGGDDYIEKPFSIDELGARVEAHLRRENRNQVKTKTKFDKNLVIDYLERGVYYCDEPVCLAKKEFDIVELLSMNRGQVFDKERIYERIWGWESDGDSSVVVEHIRRIRGKLTAVGSPQYIDTVWGVGYKWVK, encoded by the coding sequence ATGCAAAGCAAAATTTTAATTGTTGATGATGAACCCGATATTGTCGGATTACTGCAGGACTATTTCGAAATAAATGACTATCAGGTCATAACTGCAGTAAGTGGAACGGAAGCAATGCGTAAGGTTGAAAAGCAACCGGATTTGATCATCCTGGATATCAATATGCCGGATATGAACGGACTGGAAGTCTGTCAGAGAATCAGGGGGTTTGTACCCTGTCCGATTTTGTTTTTAACGGCAAAGGTGGAAGCGTCGGATAAGATCAATGGCTTTCAGGCTGGTGGCGATGACTACATCGAAAAGCCATTCAGTATCGATGAGTTGGGTGCTCGGGTAGAAGCACATTTGCGACGAGAAAATAGGAATCAAGTTAAAACAAAAACAAAATTCGACAAGAATTTGGTCATTGATTATCTGGAACGGGGAGTCTATTATTGTGACGAGCCGGTTTGCTTAGCTAAAAAAGAGTTTGATATCGTTGAGCTTTTATCAATGAACCGTGGTCAGGTTTTTGATAAAGAGCGCATTTACGAACGGATTTGGGGCTGGGAGAGTGACGGTGACAGTTCTGTTGTGGTTGAACATATCAGGCGAATTCGGGGGAAATTAACGGCTGTCGGAAGCCCACAATATATTGATACCGTATGGGGCGTGGGATATAAATGGGTGAAATAA
- a CDS encoding YafY family protein yields the protein MKIDRLIGILSILLQQKKVTAPYLAEMFEVSRRTINRDIEDICKAGIPLTTTQGANGGIAIMEGYKIDKTLLSSAELQSILAGLKSLDSVAGTNQYRQLIDKLAVNGGTTQPDNHIIIDLSSHYKNSLAPKFETIKQAIDQRRMIAFYYYSPKGESSRQIEPYLIVYQWSSWYIWGYCPERSDYRHFKLNRLWDLQVQDETYEPRDLPEYNSQKQLTMPSQIHLVAEFDPVMKWRLIDEYGMDCYQMTRAGKLRFEFYFSSKENLFSWLLSFGDGVELIEPEALRKEFLMITKRISEKYQ from the coding sequence ATGAAAATTGATCGACTCATTGGGATATTATCAATTCTTCTGCAGCAAAAAAAAGTGACGGCGCCCTATCTGGCGGAAATGTTTGAAGTCTCCCGCCGAACCATTAACCGGGATATTGAAGACATTTGTAAGGCTGGAATCCCGCTGACGACGACTCAGGGAGCAAACGGCGGCATTGCCATTATGGAAGGGTATAAGATCGATAAAACGCTGCTGTCATCAGCAGAGCTGCAGTCCATCCTGGCCGGGCTAAAAAGTCTCGACAGCGTCGCTGGAACCAATCAATATCGGCAACTAATTGATAAACTGGCAGTCAATGGGGGAACAACCCAGCCGGATAACCATATCATCATTGACCTGTCCTCACACTATAAAAATTCATTGGCACCCAAATTTGAAACCATTAAACAGGCCATTGACCAGAGGCGGATGATCGCTTTTTATTACTACTCACCTAAAGGTGAAAGTAGCCGCCAGATTGAGCCGTATTTAATTGTTTATCAATGGTCATCCTGGTACATCTGGGGATATTGTCCGGAGCGCTCGGATTACCGTCACTTTAAACTTAACCGCCTTTGGGATTTGCAAGTTCAGGACGAGACTTATGAACCCCGGGATTTACCAGAATATAACAGTCAGAAGCAATTGACCATGCCCAGCCAGATTCATCTGGTGGCAGAATTTGACCCAGTCATGAAATGGCGACTCATTGATGAATACGGGATGGATTGTTATCAAATGACCAGGGCGGGAAAACTTCGTTTTGAATTTTATTTTTCCAGTAAAGAAAATCTTTTCAGTTGGCTGTTAAGCTTTGGTGATGGGGTGGAATTAATTGAACCTGAAGCGCTGAGAAAAGAGTTTTTGATGATCACAAAAAGAATCAGCGAAAAATACCAATAA
- a CDS encoding VOC family protein, with translation MKFEAPMLVVDDINRSRAFYCDVFGLEVVMDFGENITFDAGFSLQDKALWAKFIKAEETAIVYRGNDMEMYFEEEQLDDFLEHLKTFEGIEYLHDLEEAAWGQRAIRFYDPDYHIIEVGESMAMVCRRFYDQGMTVEAIVERTMMPLEAVKRFL, from the coding sequence ATGAAATTTGAAGCACCCATGCTGGTGGTGGATGATATCAATCGTTCACGGGCATTTTATTGTGATGTCTTTGGTCTAGAAGTAGTAATGGATTTTGGTGAGAATATTACCTTCGATGCCGGGTTCTCATTGCAGGATAAGGCTCTTTGGGCAAAATTTATCAAGGCCGAAGAAACGGCGATTGTCTATCGGGGCAACGATATGGAAATGTACTTTGAAGAAGAGCAACTTGATGATTTTTTAGAGCATCTGAAGACTTTTGAAGGTATCGAATATCTACACGATCTGGAGGAAGCCGCCTGGGGACAGCGGGCCATCCGCTTTTACGATCCGGATTATCATATCATCGAAGTCGGTGAAAGTATGGCCATGGTATGCCGGCGTTTTTATGACCAGGGCATGACCGTGGAAGCCATCGTGGAGCGAACCATGATGCCGCTTGAAGCAGTTAAGCGTTTTCTATAA
- a CDS encoding response regulator transcription factor: MNKIKVIIVDDSDFVRDGMGIILGVDDEFHVVGCAKNGREALEFAMKEKPDVFLMDIQMPVMDGIAATKEIVAQGLGKVLILTTFDDRELVEQAMKNGADGYLIKNHTPEQLKQSIKSVYHGVHFLDSQVLDKFTEPETKCSTGFDGSIFTARELGIIEAVADGLSNKEIAEKLFLSEGTVKNYISVILDKGNLSHRTQMAIYYLTGRR; encoded by the coding sequence ATGAATAAAATAAAGGTAATCATTGTTGATGACTCTGATTTTGTGCGAGATGGCATGGGCATCATCCTGGGGGTCGATGACGAGTTTCATGTTGTCGGCTGTGCCAAAAATGGCAGAGAAGCGCTGGAATTTGCCATGAAAGAAAAGCCGGATGTCTTTTTGATGGACATCCAGATGCCAGTTATGGACGGCATTGCCGCAACCAAAGAGATTGTGGCTCAAGGTCTGGGCAAAGTGCTGATCCTAACGACCTTTGATGACCGTGAACTGGTGGAACAGGCCATGAAAAATGGCGCCGACGGATACCTGATTAAAAATCATACCCCGGAACAATTAAAACAGAGCATCAAATCCGTTTATCATGGGGTTCATTTTCTAGATAGTCAGGTGCTTGATAAATTTACCGAACCGGAAACCAAATGCAGCACTGGTTTTGATGGCAGTATATTTACCGCCAGAGAACTGGGGATTATCGAAGCGGTGGCCGATGGTTTATCGAATAAGGAAATTGCTGAAAAACTGTTTCTGAGTGAAGGCACCGTTAAAAACTATATTAGTGTGATATTGGACAAGGGCAATCTTTCCCATCGAACCCAAATGGCCATTTATTATTTAACTGGCCGACGTTAG
- a CDS encoding TIGR00730 family Rossman fold protein, with translation MKRICVYSGSNLGVRPEYQEITKQLGLVLVKNNIELVYGGSKTGLMGEIANEMINNNGCVTGVMPRGLFPKECINDHLTQLIEVNSLHERKQTMADLSDGFIAIPGGFGTFDELFEALSWAQLGIHQKPIGVLNISNFFDTFITLIQNIATEGFMNPSNTKLILVSTDPSELINQMRQYTPPVLGNKWKQLDPA, from the coding sequence ATGAAAAGAATATGTGTCTATTCCGGTTCCAATCTGGGGGTTCGTCCGGAATACCAAGAAATTACAAAACAATTAGGCCTGGTGCTAGTAAAAAATAATATCGAATTAGTTTATGGCGGATCGAAAACCGGTTTGATGGGCGAAATTGCCAATGAAATGATTAATAATAATGGCTGCGTTACTGGCGTAATGCCCAGAGGACTTTTTCCAAAAGAATGTATTAATGATCATCTCACCCAGCTGATTGAAGTCAATAGCCTACACGAACGAAAACAAACGATGGCTGACTTATCAGATGGTTTTATTGCCATCCCTGGCGGTTTTGGCACCTTTGATGAACTTTTCGAAGCTCTCAGCTGGGCTCAACTTGGTATTCATCAAAAGCCGATTGGCGTTCTGAACATTTCAAATTTTTTTGATACCTTCATAACCTTAATACAAAACATTGCCACTGAGGGATTTATGAATCCTTCCAATACAAAGCTTATTCTGGTTTCGACAGATCCCAGTGAGCTGATCAATCAAATGCGCCAATACACACCGCCTGTTTTGGGAAATAAATGGAAGCAACTGGATCCAGCATAA
- a CDS encoding GNAT family N-acetyltransferase, with protein sequence MNTDITIRMAMESDTEKILAIYAPYIRDTAITFEYTVPTIEEFSARMKKTLSKYPYLVAVRNEEILGYAYASEFKNRAAYDWSVETTIYIKQETRKNGVGKKLYQALEKVLERQHICNLYACIAYPNPGSIGFHEHLGYRTIGHFSKCGYKLETWYDMIWMEKMIGAHEMSPQPFITITELDDQSVF encoded by the coding sequence ATGAACACAGATATCACGATACGAATGGCAATGGAATCGGATACAGAAAAAATATTGGCTATTTATGCACCCTATATCAGGGATACCGCCATCACCTTTGAATATACCGTACCAACCATTGAAGAATTCAGTGCGAGAATGAAAAAGACCCTGAGTAAATACCCCTATCTGGTGGCCGTACGGAATGAGGAAATCCTTGGCTATGCTTATGCGTCGGAGTTTAAAAACCGGGCTGCCTACGACTGGTCGGTGGAAACAACCATATATATTAAACAGGAAACCCGAAAAAATGGGGTTGGCAAAAAACTTTATCAGGCCTTGGAGAAAGTCTTGGAAAGACAGCATATCTGTAATCTTTATGCCTGCATTGCCTATCCCAATCCCGGGAGCATCGGTTTTCATGAACATTTAGGCTACCGAACCATTGGTCATTTTTCAAAATGCGGTTATAAGCTGGAAACCTGGTATGACATGATCTGGATGGAAAAAATGATTGGCGCGCATGAAATGAGTCCCCAGCCGTTTATAACTATTACCGAATTGGATGATCAAAGCGTGTTTTAA
- a CDS encoding MFS transporter: MKLDYRLTVLVGLGFMTISAFWSLYDFVIPLIMLKAFQLGDTMAGVVMSFDNVLALFMLPLFGMLSDNTNTKMGRRMPYILGGTAMAVVSMLLIPYAVMATKMGLFVVALALALLAMAFYRSPAVALMPDVTPKPLRSKGNAVINLMGAVGGIFVLGMMALFAPTKDNINYWPLFLATAGIMIVGVVILKLTVNEPEAVKKMHRDSAAMGIDVEEAKNDDQTLVHHEKLPKEYRRSLIFILLSVALWFMGYNAVTSAFSKYSLVALDMKESQSAMVLMVASITAIISFIPVGIISSRLGRKKIILMGVVVLATVFATASFYTAFNPMLYVSFALAGVAWAAINVNSLPMVLEMSKGGNVGRYTGYYYTASMAAQVITPIISGALLEHLGYQTLMPYGALFTGLAFITMMMVQHGDSKPIAPRSTLEVFDVVD, encoded by the coding sequence ATGAAACTGGATTATCGCCTCACCGTTTTGGTCGGACTTGGATTTATGACCATAAGTGCATTTTGGAGCTTGTACGACTTTGTGATTCCCCTGATTATGTTAAAAGCTTTTCAACTGGGTGACACCATGGCAGGGGTAGTGATGTCCTTTGACAATGTGCTGGCTCTTTTCATGCTACCATTATTCGGGATGCTTTCGGACAACACCAATACGAAAATGGGCAGAAGAATGCCCTATATCCTCGGCGGAACGGCGATGGCGGTGGTATCGATGCTGCTAATTCCCTATGCGGTCATGGCAACTAAAATGGGTTTGTTTGTCGTCGCCCTGGCGCTGGCTTTGTTGGCAATGGCCTTTTACCGATCGCCGGCAGTGGCTCTGATGCCGGATGTTACCCCCAAGCCACTGCGATCAAAGGGCAATGCCGTCATTAATCTGATGGGTGCAGTTGGCGGGATTTTTGTTTTGGGGATGATGGCTCTTTTTGCACCGACTAAAGACAATATTAACTACTGGCCGCTTTTTCTCGCTACCGCCGGGATTATGATTGTCGGAGTGGTTATTCTCAAATTAACTGTCAATGAACCGGAAGCAGTTAAAAAAATGCACCGGGACAGTGCGGCCATGGGGATCGATGTGGAAGAAGCAAAGAATGATGATCAAACCCTGGTTCACCACGAAAAACTGCCCAAAGAATATCGCAGAAGTTTAATTTTCATTCTTTTATCAGTAGCACTTTGGTTTATGGGTTATAATGCCGTTACCTCGGCTTTTTCTAAATATTCGCTGGTTGCTCTGGATATGAAAGAATCGCAGTCCGCAATGGTTTTAATGGTAGCCAGTATTACGGCAATTATTTCGTTTATACCAGTAGGGATTATATCATCCCGGCTGGGGCGTAAAAAGATAATCCTGATGGGGGTAGTTGTTCTGGCAACCGTTTTTGCGACCGCCAGCTTTTATACGGCCTTTAATCCAATGTTGTATGTATCTTTTGCTTTGGCTGGGGTCGCCTGGGCGGCGATTAACGTCAATTCCCTGCCGATGGTTCTGGAAATGTCCAAGGGCGGCAACGTCGGCCGTTACACCGGATATTATTACACCGCTTCGATGGCGGCCCAGGTCATCACGCCGATTATTTCCGGAGCTCTTTTAGAGCATCTGGGCTATCAAACCCTGATGCCTTACGGAGCTTTGTTCACCGGACTGGCATTTATAACAATGATGATGGTTCAGCATGGGGATTCAAAACCGATTGCACCCCGATCCACGCTGGAGGTCTTTGATGTGGTGGATTGA
- a CDS encoding glycerophosphodiester phosphodiesterase family protein, translating into MLFIIIIITLFLLFLLYLYIISPAELPKNSDARLWRSNYAHRGLHQKDKSIPENSMAAFAKAVEAGYGMELDINLTADGKVVVFHDDNLLRVCGVDRQISDCTAAELSAYRLENTDEGIPLLEDLLKLVAGQTPMIIELKNTKNWPELCVKAAEQLSDYHGPYCIESFHPGIVRWFYKNQPKVVRGQLAANHQSFEGMPLWQGLLIASIMTNVASRPHFIAYNHKDARHRLRLRFFKMLGGKLIGWTVRDTDNSDACQRRFDVIIFEFFRPSGQTRSEKLNLT; encoded by the coding sequence ATGCTTTTTATAATAATTATCATAACCCTATTTTTGTTATTTCTGCTCTATCTTTATATCATTTCACCCGCTGAACTGCCAAAAAACTCAGACGCGAGACTCTGGCGGAGCAACTATGCCCATCGCGGCCTTCATCAGAAAGATAAGTCGATTCCGGAAAACTCCATGGCTGCCTTTGCCAAAGCCGTTGAGGCAGGCTATGGAATGGAACTGGATATCAATCTGACAGCCGATGGAAAAGTGGTGGTTTTTCACGATGACAATCTGTTGCGGGTCTGCGGTGTGGATCGACAAATTAGCGATTGCACCGCAGCGGAACTGTCGGCTTACCGCCTGGAAAACACCGATGAAGGAATTCCTCTGCTGGAAGACCTGCTCAAGCTGGTAGCTGGGCAGACGCCAATGATTATTGAGCTTAAAAACACAAAAAATTGGCCGGAACTCTGTGTCAAAGCAGCAGAGCAGCTCAGTGATTATCATGGACCATATTGTATCGAGTCTTTTCATCCGGGAATTGTCCGGTGGTTTTATAAAAACCAGCCTAAGGTGGTCCGTGGTCAGCTAGCTGCCAACCACCAAAGCTTTGAAGGAATGCCACTGTGGCAAGGTTTGCTGATTGCTTCCATTATGACAAATGTAGCATCCCGACCGCATTTTATTGCATATAACCACAAAGATGCCCGTCATCGGCTCCGTCTGAGATTTTTTAAGATGTTGGGCGGGAAACTGATCGGTTGGACAGTCCGGGACACTGATAATAGCGACGCGTGCCAGAGACGCTTTGATGTGATTATCTTTGAATTTTTTAGACCATCGGGTCAAACACGGTCCGAAAAATTAAATTTAACATAA
- the def gene encoding peptide deformylase, with the protein MAIRQLRQDEDPILRKKCKEVIEIDEKIQMIFDDMLETLHSIPNSAAIAANQVGILKRLVVIDMGEGVMKLVNPEIIEFSGEQECTEGCLSFPGKFGTTVRPQKVTVKALNENGEEIIITGEDDLAKCFCHELDHLDGEVFIDKVIAFLDV; encoded by the coding sequence ATGGCAATACGACAACTTCGACAGGATGAGGATCCAATACTCAGAAAAAAGTGCAAAGAAGTGATCGAAATCGATGAAAAAATACAAATGATTTTTGATGATATGCTGGAAACCTTGCATAGCATTCCCAATAGCGCCGCAATTGCCGCCAATCAGGTGGGGATCCTAAAAAGACTGGTGGTTATTGATATGGGCGAAGGCGTAATGAAACTGGTTAATCCGGAAATTATTGAGTTCAGTGGCGAACAGGAATGCACCGAGGGATGTTTGAGCTTCCCGGGAAAGTTTGGAACCACCGTCCGGCCGCAAAAAGTGACTGTTAAAGCATTAAACGAAAACGGGGAAGAAATCATTATTACCGGCGAAGATGATCTGGCCAAATGCTTTTGCCACGAACTTGATCATCTCGACGGGGAAGTGTTTATTGATAAAGTGATCGCTTTTCTGGACGTTTAG
- a CDS encoding glycerophosphodiester phosphodiesterase family protein, with the protein MTLYIMAGIAIFIIYILLLLPGRMPKEVDDRLWTSYYAHRGLHEKDKSIPENSMAAFKKAVDAGYGIEMDLNLTADGKIIVFHDDNLLRLCGVDKLITDCSYDELAAYNLENTEEKIPLFEEVLRMVDGKVPLIVELKNTKNINELCSKTASRLDDYEGLYCVESFHPLIVRWFYKNRPDVVRGQLSVGRKSLKGLDVKFWQWLLIISFATNFVARPHFMAFCHGDARRKLGLSLFHLLTGRLVGWTVQDTDDIEYCKKKFDVIIFEYFEP; encoded by the coding sequence ATGACACTATATATCATGGCCGGAATAGCCATATTTATTATTTATATTTTATTGCTTCTCCCGGGCAGAATGCCAAAGGAGGTTGATGACCGACTTTGGACCAGTTACTATGCCCATCGGGGATTACACGAAAAAGATAAGTCAATACCGGAAAATTCCATGGCCGCTTTTAAAAAAGCAGTGGATGCTGGTTATGGGATTGAAATGGATTTAAATCTCACCGCTGATGGAAAGATCATTGTTTTTCACGATGACAATTTACTGCGTTTGTGCGGAGTGGATAAGTTAATCACAGACTGTAGCTATGATGAACTGGCAGCGTATAATCTGGAAAATACTGAGGAGAAAATCCCCTTGTTTGAAGAAGTTCTGAGAATGGTGGATGGGAAGGTTCCCCTTATTGTAGAACTCAAAAACACCAAAAATATCAACGAATTATGCTCTAAGACGGCAAGTAGGCTCGATGATTATGAAGGGCTTTATTGCGTCGAATCGTTCCATCCTTTAATTGTCCGATGGTTTTACAAAAATCGGCCGGATGTGGTAAGGGGACAGCTTTCGGTAGGCCGAAAAAGTCTCAAGGGGCTGGATGTTAAATTCTGGCAGTGGTTGTTAATTATTTCGTTTGCTACAAATTTTGTCGCGCGTCCCCATTTTATGGCTTTTTGTCATGGCGATGCCCGGCGAAAATTAGGTCTGAGTCTGTTCCATTTATTAACCGGAAGGCTGGTGGGATGGACTGTTCAGGACACTGACGACATTGAATACTGCAAGAAGAAATTTGATGTGATCATTTTTGAGTATTTTGAGCCATGA